AAGATCACACATCAGTTGAACTACACTATTTTTAATCACTCTCTGAAAAGTGTGTCAACATTTAAGGACCTAGGAATTGTCACTgacgataaattaatttatttcctgcGCATACGATCCATCAAGTCTAAGGCAATGTCCCTCTTGTGCTTCTTGTACCGTTTCACTGAAATGAATGACCCCCAAGCACTTTGAGctttttaaattataagaaatagaattatttggtttttgattgattattttttccgaaGATGCTGTTGACGTTTTCTTTTGTTGTGATTTGTGGAGCAGCGTCGGAGGGTGAGATGGGAGTTGTGGAGGAGCCTCAGTCGTTTGTCTTCTCGTCGTCGGAGGGCACCACCACGAcccttctctccctccccttcGCCCTCCTCCAAGACTCTGGCCTCATCTCGACGTCGAGTGGCGCCCCCGAGGGCAGCACTGCCAACACGACCAATATCATCATCAAGCAGTCAGCGTCATCGCACCAAGGGGGCCACCTGCCCTCCAACACCATATTCCTCGATGCAGCTCAGGTGAGTCTCTTCATAATATACAGccgactcctgattatccggctgtggtataTCCGTGAGGGTTACCACTCAACCGTGGATAAGacgcgaatagggtagtttccttcatctaagaaaacgaaaggcattgattgcgattcgttacccaccattagtgtattcataatatacaaatatttggttttagaaataccagtttagatgaatggcaatggtcaattttaacctcatttgaaaaaggccagattggcgcccatgcgattccactccacgtgacgtcacagtgacctagattctattcgagtagataggagttttacatcgtctgagactaccaatgcatgcatgaggcacagagctcagggaaacgtctcttaatgcCTAcagtcagaaagttttcttcgtttgataaggtattaataatccttatttaagccaagcgctaccagctagcagggtactcttttacctgttagcatcctaagtcgtatcagcgctcaaagcttcacCCCAAGGTCTCCTCACACTCTGACAGCAGGAActagaatgacatcacacaggcttttcccggaattcatacttagccgtcgcgttttcgcgcgcttgaaaattttcacttttcatttaatcgcgaaaaatagatatcgtcattttaaaatctaaaagcgtgaaatacatactccaggagtaataatctttcgatttaggcaatgaaaaaataataggaaaccaccctatctcGTATTCCGTGAAAAAACCTTGAAAAAGCCGTGactttcgtcataaaaccttaaaaacctcccAAACTTCATTTAAGGACAACAATTGACcgtttaaaagaaaaatcaattagTCAATcttgtttcaaggtcagtcacgtaCAGACACACTCACTCCACACATTTACCTGCACAAGTGTATTCGAAGcacaaatattggtccgtgt
The nucleotide sequence above comes from Ischnura elegans chromosome 13, ioIscEleg1.1, whole genome shotgun sequence. Encoded proteins:
- the LOC124170063 gene encoding uncharacterized protein LOC124170063, with amino-acid sequence MEAMDHATVTFPVVNEMLLSDDVQASEGEMGVVEEPQSFVFSSSEGTTTTLLSLPFALLQDSGLISTSSGAPEGSTANTTNIIIKQSASSHQGGHLPSNTIFLDAAQMALLSSGGGHVVLTDAYLEEGSGGEASEVTQQIFLQAIRGLTEVCDFVLLQ